TGTCATCCCTACCATCCCGGCCAACACGTCAGGGAAAAAGGGAGGCAGTCAGAAACATGAATAGCAAGAAAAGTCAAAGACAGGATCTGGTTTTATCGGCGCAGACTCCGTTTGCGGTGGTTGAAGCGTACAAGGCAGCCCGGACGAATTTTATGTTTATGCTAAGCGGCAGCGGCAAAAAAGAAATGATTTTCACCAGCGCTATTGCCGCAGAGGGAAAGACAACGACCTGTATCAATTTAGCGATTACCTTTGCGCAGACCGGTTCCCGGGTCTTGATCGTGGATGCGGATATGCGGAAACCCAGAGTTCACCGTTTGCTGAAGGTACCGGCTTCACCGGGCTTGAGTGATCGCTTGGGTAATTTAACGCAGTCGGAGTGTATTTATAGCACTGCCTATGAGAATGTTTTTGTCCTGCCGGCCGGAACACTGCCGCCGAATTCGGCGGAATTGCTGGCTTCCGAGGCGATGATGCGCCTGCTGACTGAATTTAACGAGAGGTTTGATTACATCTTTCTTGATACGCCGCCGGTCGACGTGGTGACCGATGCGGCGGTACTGGCCAGCCGCTGTCATGGCTTGGTATTAGTCGCACGG
Above is a genomic segment from Negativicutes bacterium containing:
- a CDS encoding CpsD/CapB family tyrosine-protein kinase, with product MNSKKSQRQDLVLSAQTPFAVVEAYKAARTNFMFMLSGSGKKEMIFTSAIAAEGKTTTCINLAITFAQTGSRVLIVDADMRKPRVHRLLKVPASPGLSDRLGNLTQSECIYSTAYENVFVLPAGTLPPNSAELLASEAMMRLLTEFNERFDYIFLDTPPVDVVTDAAVLASRCHGLVLVAREGFSSKEVLQSAVSALEQAGVNILGIVLNDVDVGKYANRYRYNSKYGRYSYKYGYKYGHKSAYEEENESR